CACCAGCCCAGTAGTGATCGCCACATACGTAGCCAGCCGCTGGCCGGGAGGAGCGCTGCTCTGccacttcttctccttctccatgCTCTTCTTCGGCTCGGCCGGCATGTCCATTCTGTGCGCCATGGCTGTGGAGCGATACTTGGCCATAAACCACGCGTATTTCTACTCCCAGCACATAGACCGGACCATGGCGCGCTTTGTGCTCTTGATCACCTACCTGGCCAACATTTTACTGTGCATCACGCCCAGTTTTGGCTTCGGGAGACACGTCAGGCACTTTCCCGGGACTTGGTGCTTTCTAGACTGGAGGGCTATGGACCCACTCGGAGCCTGCTACTCCTTTCTGTATGGCGgcgtgatgctgctgctgatcgCAGTGACGGTGCTGTGTAACTTGGCAGTGTGCAGGTCGCTGGTGGGCATGAACCAGAGGACGGGAATAGTCAGGACCGAGCTGTGTGAGCAGGGAGGATCACGTCGCCGCTTCCCTCGGCTGCCGTCGGTCACCTCAGCGGCGGAGATCCAAATGTTCTGGCTTCTGGTTTTCATGACCATCGTTTTCCTGGTCTGCTCCATCCCTCTAGTGGTAAGGACGGTTTATTCTATTGCACTAATTGATCATAACGCGTGCCACATACACGTACTTATTGCTGTTTAACTTCAGTCTGACACCTGTCTTCTCCACACCTGTGTCTCTAGGTGCGGATCTTCGTTAACCAGCTGCACGACCCTTCATATATTTCTGCTGGGGGGAAGCCTGACTACCGGAGCGACCTGGTGGCAATCCGCTTCGCTTCATTCAACCCCATATTAGACCCCTGGGTTTACATTTTGTGCCGCAAGAACCTGCTTCTAAAGGGATGCGAGAAGCTGAAGAGGACAGTGATCCGGGTTAGTGACCCCCGCAGTGACAACACTGGCTGGGTAGGAGGTCAGAACTCCCCTCAATCCATGAACAGCAACGACACCAGTTACGCGTCGATACGCACAGCCAGCTACAGGAACCATGCGGAACACCAGCGGTCCGTCAAGAACAAACCTTTTACAGACTTCGCCATGAGACAAGCGTGGGAGTACGACACGGCCCGGGTGAACTTTCACCCGTTCAGCGTCGAGTCTACAGCGATCATCGGGTGTGAGGAGGCAGTGACAGCTTCATCCAAACAGGAGGCGGCGGCGAAGTCGTCACCAGAACTGAGCGCAGCGTCGCTGCACTCCACGCACGTTAGGAGAGTGGATATAGTGACGTGCACGTTCAGCACACCGAGCTCCTGCCAGTCTGCCAAACGCCTCTAATGGAAAGTCTGTCAGCGTAGGTCCAGGGATGTGTCGGACAGTGTGGCAGAAAGGCTTCGTTTAAGGCGAAAGTGTCCAATGTGAGTGTCCAACAATCGACTTCAGACCAagttcagaaaaagaaaacgacCCAAACCTTCCGCACTTTGGTGCAGGGTCTTAGTTTTGAGGTGAACTGTGTCTGATTTGCTCTTCATTAACAGATATGCTGAAAATATACAGATGCATTAGATTTTATCTGTGGTGACAGTTTCCAAAGGTGGAAATGTGAGCAACGTGTGATCATACCCCATGGGTACAAATAAAGCGTGTGAGCCAGTTTACTAAAAGATGTGTAATTTGCAGTACACGTGAACTCATCACGTGTTGCGGTTacactttatttctttgtattttacaatCTGTGTGCTGCTAATCTTGTGCCATCAGTGTTGCATGTTGCAGGGACAACTGAATGTAGACCTTTGTAACGCTGTCGTTTTAATTACATGCACATTTGCATGTACAGTTTTGATAACTGCAGTTGTCAACAGCCAAAGTGAACACATCACCTtcttataaaagaaaaaaaaaacatgttgctgtaaaatgtgtgaacTGTGGATGTGTTGATTTGTGCAAAGAAATAAAGTTACACCAAAGACAGCACACTGCTGAGTTCTACTTACTCTTctggttaaattatttttcttctacatttctcATTAGACGGACAGATGGCAGGAGAGCCTCACTTGTTTCACTTCTAACGGGACAACAGGTGTTAGCGTTTTTCATTTcgtaccagcaggtggcgctgcAACACAAAAAGTACCGTGTGAATGGAACATGGAAAAGAAGAGTGgtcaatttattattatgagataaacactgataacaagatgtatatttaaaaaaaaacaactttattccAATGGATGATAAtgccatacaaaaataaagcaaactttatgtaataataataataataataataataataataataataataataataataataataatgtaatttgaTTCAATTACTTGCctgattttaaatgagaaatgttgaggtcctgaaatgtttctgttttttcatatatatatatatatagatatatacacacacacacacacatatgtactgctcagaaaaaagggaaacacTTAAATCACACATCAGATCTtgattaatgaattattaaagttGAAAAATCTTTTATGTCCACTGTAGTGTATACACTGTGCACACTGTAATTTGCCACCAACAAACTGGCAAAaagcaaatcaaatcaaaagcaTTTCCTGATTTACACTCACTTATTCTTCTTAAATGGACAGAAGATATTCATGACTTGGTGTTGTACTACGATGGAAAATTAAGTGTTCCCTTAATCTTCTTTGagaagtatatatatatatatatatatatattcatcaTCACCCAGAATGAATCACTAACTTGCAGATCTGCTGTCAGACTCAAACATGCGAGGAGTGCTTTAGATACCACACAGTTTGAGTGTGGGTTCATTTGTTTCTGCCATCCTCTATACATACACGTCTGTAAGACAGAAGCTGATCCTCTGGatagagtttttgtttttttaccaacAATACcaataagaaatatttattgCAAATTTAATTCTTCCAGCCCAGGTTTACTGTATGAGGTGTTTAATAAACGTGACAATCAGCACCTTTAAAGGgaaaacatgtactgtatgaacTATATGTGAATAGAAGCATCTGAATCTGggcaataaatataaattgatCTACAATAATGAGTTAATAGAAACAGCTCTCACATGAagctataataaataaataatttatcagaaataaatatatcttaCTTTTATACAGTAATACATGAAGATGCATGGCATCTATTTGGCTGAGTTCACCTGAACATAGAAACAATACAATGCAATGtccctgtttgtgtgtaaaaaacACTCTATTGAACTTTTGTTATGAGCTGGCTTCACTGTGAGTAATAGTGAACGTCATCATCAGTCGTTCTGAGTCTGATTcacaacataaacacagtgtCAGTCCTTAACTGTGTCTCTTCTTTATATATCTCTTGAGTTTCAGCCTTCAGGTCACACCCCTGTAAAATCAAAACAGCCGTGTTCACATAAAGAGTCTCTTTATGAGTAATAGCTGGTCTATTGTATCCTGCATTAGTTAGCAGTTATTCCTTTGAAAACATTTGATCCTTTGATGAGGCAACAATAAATCCAGACTGGGATTCCCTGATGATCCCCCCCCTCCAGTCTCAGATTTTCACCTTTGCCCTCAATCGTCCAGCTGCGCCCAGTCCTCCTCTCCCACTACTTGAAATAGACCACATGAAGCCAAAAAGCagcctccatcacctcctctgctctgtgtgagTGACAGCGTCCCCTCTGGCTGTTGACCACGTCCAGGCTTTGCTGCAAACTGCGCCCTGAGCCTCTTCACTCCTCTCTCTTCAGGATGGGTGAAAGCGTTATCACCCTCTCCCTCGTTCATTTCTTCAGCCCATACACATGCAGCTGGCAGCTGATAACGACTGGATGGTCCTCCACGTGGTCTGGGCGTCCATGAAGGAAACTGACTCGTACCGGTCAGGCCGGCAGCAAGGATGGTTGCTGACCTTGCGCCGTGGCAGCGAGCCATTTTCCAGCAGCGCCTTCAGTGCCAGATCGTAATTTGTTCTTGATGACTGGCATGAGCCCACACAAAACTTAAAGAGGACAATCTCATCAGAGTCAAAGCCCAGGCCCAGGTCTCGAaccctcatctctctcttctccacaCGGCAgtccctgctgctctgcttggGCTGCCTGTTTCTACCTTTACCCTTGTTATCTCTGTTTCctgcctcttcctccttttctttcctcttcctcttcttctttttctttggtgATCCCTTGGGTTGGGGTTCTGTGGGGTCAGAGGAACGTGGAGAGCGCCCCGCCCAGCGACTACTGGCATCATCCACCTCCTCCATTACAAATGGGTCTGCAATGAAGTAGTAGGGAGAGAGAGTTACAACAAATATCAGCGTTTATTTAGTGTAGTAGTGGGCTGTAACTTTCAAATTGACCTTGCAGAACTAAAATGACTATGGTTTAAGCCACAGTTAACTTAGATTAAGATTAATTTAGATGACTAAGATACAAAGCAGTCTCAACCACATGCTCTCTTTTCATTCTAAAGGTGAAGCAGATGTGCTCCAAACACTTCACAAGAGCGTCAGTACCATAGAGAGCGTGCCAAGTAGAGTAAGGGTCACTGTCGTCTTCctgctcctcatcctccaccACCTCTGGCAGCGTCACAGGAAGCTCTCGCTCCTCCTGGCCTCCCAGCAGGCCCACAGCGTGCCCTGAATCTGATCCCACACCGGCAGCACCAGTAGCACCAGCTTTCATATGAGCTCCATCCACTAGAGGCAACAGAAAGAGGAGCACCCAGAGCAGCACCTGCAAAAGACAGATGACGTGTGTGAAGTGGCAGAAAGAAATTTCTTTTTCTAAGCGTCGGGAGGCAGGGAGAGGGGGTATGACACGGAGCAAAGGTCCCAGCCAGACTCTAACCAGGAACGCTGTGGTTATGTGGCATGCACTATAACCATTCGACGAGCAGGGAACCCCATGGTTACTACAGCTTTAAGTAGATTTTAATGACACACTGTACTCAGCTGTTTCAAGAAAGACTGCAATTACAGAGTTTATACTGTTCTGCAGTTTGCTTCGTTTCTTTCACAAAGCAATGTCACTAGCAACATTAGTTTTGCGTATCTATTTCTTTACCATTGTAACCTGTTTTTAgcttttatgctaagctaagtgAGCACCTGCTGGTCGTGGCttaatatttaacatgcagTGTGCAGAGAGGGGATTCAATCCTATCATCTACCTCTCAGCAAGAAAGTGAACATGCACAATTAACAAAATggtgaactattcctttaagtaTATTTCCACTAGTATTATGCTTCTATCAAGGCAGAATAGTGGCGTACAGTTCTTTAAGGAAACCTacttacaaataaaacatcGTCAATCCCAGGAGAATTGGAAAACAGCTGTACAGTCAGATATATCTGTTCAAATTTTAACAATCCTGATGCCACTGTGGTACTTTCATGGTGTCTTTACATCAGCTCACAGAAGTATTTTGCGGATATGAAAACAGATGAAGAAAATGAGATAATGCCCGTAAGACCACATGAAACAAAAAACCTTTCAAAGAGCTTTTACGCAAGCCTATTTCATCAAAAGTAATAAGCTAAGCACTAATACTAAGCAATACTTAGTATTAGTTAAATAACTCTGTTTATTTCCATGTAAGATCAAGCTTTGTCCACTGGCTTATAATTCAGCAATGAAAGCTTGTAGTGGTTTTATGGAAAGCCGAGGTCTGAGCCTTCTGGGGATGgatttcattaataatttatacCCACACATAATCTTCATCTGGTTTATAGTAGTGTCTAGAGTGGAAATGATAAGGCTGGGAGTTATTTCCAGAGATGGTGATTTCACGTACATGGCTGGCAaataagaagagaaagaaggggAAGGTGTagctgaagaggaggaagaggagaggaatgTTTTAGGGTGCTCTTATGGCGGCACTGTTGCTGACAAACCTTCGTGTTTGCCGATATTACAGATGTGATCTCGTGTCTATCCTTCCTGCAAATCCTCCATCTGGTCCCAcctggagagaaagaaaacgaGGAATGtaagaacaagaacaaactcTGTCAACCTTCCTCCTCCCTGTACTCCCTTTCAAAAGAGTAACATAAACTAAAGGCACAACATGCGGGCAATGTGATGTCTATACATTCACATTTGTCCAgatactgtacaaaaacaaaaaacagcccCACGGGCCCCCGAGCAAGCCGACCTGTCACATAAATCACACCCTCGTGTTTGTTGCTCCTTCAGTAAAAGACCAGTGTTTGCTGCCAGCTAGTGTGGCTAGTGTTGGCTTGTCGATTCATACAGCCATGCAAACAGCCGCAGTCCAGCAACAAAAGGCAGCGTCTGTGAAACACTTGTCAAAGACATTCTTCAGGGTTATTCCTGTGGCAGCAGGAGGAACCAGACATGGCGACAGCACTTCGCGGAGGTCCAAGACAAAAACCGCAGAGATGCAGGACATGTGATAAGATGTGTCACGGATACAGATGTTTATATATAGTACGTGCTGTCTGGAGGATTATGCCAGCTGTGGAGTGCCGCGTAACATGAGGTGATCAggctcttttgttttgttttgtttctttctgctcttCCCTTTTCCTATGAAAATCCAGGGGAGGTCAgggcattaaataaaaatgggaATAGTACACAATAGCGGGACCTTTACGAGTTCCTCATTTAGTTCgtctctgttctgctctgtcaTTGGGATCCCTCTTCTAGAGACATTTTTTACAAACgtaataaaatacacatcattttaaaacaagtccCTCCCTCAGCTCGTACACTGCAGTAGGACTCTGAGGAAAATCTTCAGAGCCAATATGAACAACTGCTTAACTGCTTAAATGTGATTACTGTAGCAAGACTGTCTTGAAAGAAAACCCTATCCTATAATCTCTTGATTATCTTTTGACAGATTGTTTAGTTCTTTGCTTCCCAACTGTTTTATCTGGTGAATTCCTAAACAGTGTCTACTCATTGACACCAGTTCAACCAGTGTCTCTCCCCCACCCTGTATTTGGAATACCTAATGTCTGAAGAGGTAAAAAAGATTACAATTCGCTCATGTCTGTCTCTCATTCCACAGTTTTTCTGAGCGATTCAAGAACGTCTGCTCTATGTTTGGTACATATAGAGTTATGGAGGCCTTTGGATATCTTGGATGAGGCTCTGGAGATTTCTGGCTTTTCCAAGGTTGAGATTAACAACTACTGCTTTTGCTTTGGCGTCAACTCCTGCAAAgtctcacagacacaaaattGCTGCATAAATcccactttgttttctttttttttaatgtcacaaCTTTATATATTGTGGTTTGTATGCTCCGTTTCATTATTCCCTCTTTCTCAccttgttttctctcctgtaAAGTACTGTGTTACTTAAAttatgaaaaatacaaagtcaGTCAAGTGAGACAACTTTCTGCCCACAGACACCTCCAGCACCTTTGAAACCACATCTGTCATCTCCTAGAGGCTTTGTATAGCTTCAGCACTGAACTACAGCAACACTGCATTCCCATAGTAATGTATTCGACCGTGTAGTGTTCGTGTATTTCTAGATCTCACGATATGTAGCGTACCATGTTTATTTAACAGTCAAAGCCAATCCCACTAGCTCAGTCTGTGCAATGAGATGGAAGACTGAGAAAAGGTTACAGATCACAGGTAATGATAAGACCTGTTGATGCATTTATGTAATCCAGAAAATGGAAAGtgaagtcacacacactgtggaaaCCAAACAAGAAGACAACGAGCGATAAATAATTCAGACAGAGCGCACCACTGCTGATTTAGCACCAACAGCAGGCAGTGTGAGGACCGGATGGAGGGCCACAGCTTCTCGCTGGATCTCAGAGAAGGTGTCATTCTGAGTCTCTAATGCCACAGCTGCGAGTGTTTAGCCCCTTTTAGATCAGCACGCTGGGAGTCTACATAGGCCTGTCTGCTGGTTCGTTTCACCTCGGCACATTGGAGCTGTTTACAGTCTGACGCCTCCAGCCTTTTCAGGGGATGAGGTGGGCGGGGGAGTTGAGGGgtggacagagaaagaagagaaagggtGGGACACTGGTCCTGAAGAGCTCCAGGCTGACACAAGCCTGCTGATGGTGTGTGAGTATGTACAGCTTCAGAtccaacactgtgtgtgtgtgtgtgtgtgtgtgtgtgtttctatgtgtgtttaGAAAAACTCCAAGCATGTGTTTCTTCCTTGTTTGGCTGATTAAAGTCTCTGGTTTGTCCATCAGGCGGCATGTCTGCAGCTGGAGAGAGGACTCTTGTCACCTTCCATTTACACTGTTGATCTTCTACGCTCCAGTTGTTGTCCACACTTGCACACAGTGAAGCATGTTAGCCCTCCTGAAGCAAGTACAACCCCAAAACCAGAGCCGCTATTTCCAGAGGCCAATCTGCAGTTCTGAACAGCTATTCCAAATATTGTTCAAGGGCTAAAAGATGATGGATGTGAATTTTGGGGGACTTGATTAGGTAAAAGAACAGATAAAGGATGTACTAATATTGTGGAAAGGAAAACAGCAGGTACAACtgttgcaaaaataaaactgtagtAACTGcactaagaagaagaagagtgcaAGAATACACTTTCCTCAGTTTGTCCTTACATTGAATAGTTTTATGTAATGTCTGTGTCAGTGAATAATAATCAGTCTAAGAGGTATATCATTAAGGTTTACAACTTCTGGTATATAATCTGTCACTCAGTGGCTAAGAGCCTTCAAACACTCTGAAGGCTtcaaaactctttttttcttattgccACTGCAGCTACAGCTCTGTGCCTTTATAAggcaatataaataatacaataattcCTTCTTTATTACTTTCACAGATGTTATTAGGACCATTATTGTTGCTATTTCAAACAGTCACCCAGAAAGGAACCAGGGCAATGCAgcataaatgtgtttctgattaGTGATCTGTGTGCCTACTGTATACTATTACACCCTCAGCTTTGCCCACAGAGCCTCCATAAATCTCTCACCCtgtaaaaaaagaggaaagctCCCATCTTTTTGGCGTTTCTCTAAAAGCCAAACATCTCTGATAATGACCTCCTATTAGAGACAAACACTCTTCTCTGCTGTGAGCACATTCACATACGATGCAATACAATGTTGTAACCTCCAGCTTTAACCTGTCACTACAGCGGTGTCTGATTGCAGGaccaaggagaaaaacaagagtACATTAAATCACCGCTGCCTCAATAAAAGACACCTGCAGTGTAAGAGGAGATGCGGGAGAGTGAGGCAGAACACCAGGAGAGCTGTCTGATCACTACCAGACGCTGAGAAATCTGCGGAGGTCCCAAGAAGTGTAGCGTGATGATAGCTGCTGTACATGCATGTGCCACAGAAATCTGCATATATGCATCCAGAGCGGTGTGAGAACAGATTTTACAACTTTACTTTAATATCATTTGTAGCAATCTGTTGACC
The window above is part of the Anabas testudineus chromosome 17, fAnaTes1.2, whole genome shotgun sequence genome. Proteins encoded here:
- the ptger4c gene encoding prostaglandin E receptor 4 (subtype EP4) c — encoded protein: MINDTLAFGELDANVSETLPFLSLSQNHSALRLESKSLVISATMFTVGVLGNLIAIIVLCISKKEQKETTFYTLVCGMAITDLLGTCFTSPVVIATYVASRWPGGALLCHFFSFSMLFFGSAGMSILCAMAVERYLAINHAYFYSQHIDRTMARFVLLITYLANILLCITPSFGFGRHVRHFPGTWCFLDWRAMDPLGACYSFLYGGVMLLLIAVTVLCNLAVCRSLVGMNQRTGIVRTELCEQGGSRRRFPRLPSVTSAAEIQMFWLLVFMTIVFLVCSIPLVVRIFVNQLHDPSYISAGGKPDYRSDLVAIRFASFNPILDPWVYILCRKNLLLKGCEKLKRTVIRVSDPRSDNTGWVGGQNSPQSMNSNDTSYASIRTASYRNHAEHQRSVKNKPFTDFAMRQAWEYDTARVNFHPFSVESTAIIGCEEAVTASSKQEAAAKSSPELSAASLHSTHVRRVDIVTCTFSTPSSCQSAKRL
- the LOC113171462 gene encoding glial cell line-derived neurotrophic factor, with translation MTHRSVWIVKNMSCAKGGRSGSPVLASAHLEVNIAHRTAGGTRWRICRKDRHEITSVISANTKVLLWVLLFLLPLVDGAHMKAGATGAAGVGSDSGHAVGLLGGQEERELPVTLPEVVEDEEQEDDSDPYSTWHALYDPFVMEEVDDASSRWAGRSPRSSDPTEPQPKGSPKKKKKRKRKEKEEEAGNRDNKGKGRNRQPKQSSRDCRVEKREMRVRDLGLGFDSDEIVLFKFCVGSCQSSRTNYDLALKALLENGSLPRRKVSNHPCCRPDRYESVSFMDAQTTWRTIQSLSAASCMCMG